In one window of Eggerthella guodeyinii DNA:
- a CDS encoding sensor domain-containing diguanylate cyclase, whose translation MGSGSLRPNSTEREPLSNLADRRGFVSAVKELPCGLGLYRIEADSIELLDFNNAYARLFGMAADEYGRRCRRDPMTHVLSDDRWIVEAASDQLLAGSSRAEGSIRTTGEDGAQRWLSLSASLAHLEPDVAYAVVTAVDTTEDKEKDLRYRQQAEQQQQLYEAVPCGIVRHTLEESPRVESANRAACRILGFDTYADLLNTLSADVFGVMVGSGRMAVKDAVASLRAGAQAVPFDTQIKRADGTVGWIEGVISLTTTSDGTAVVQSAFNDVTRERQESHKRELQRFTSVLCSVYDEIFEFNLEHDTFTLWFTSQEAIGDIEEVPLDAAINRWFRNLPREEDRAAILAALESYRNGIAESTTTVTCLCVTEERTVWFETTFLRMSDATVLCCNSDVTQRKLAEDEHLSQQVNDVVANLPVGIGVYDVDKTGAYPLYVSDAVCAMTGSTRQDFDRLIAARRPSASGGETRAFLAEHEQQDWFDFSTEREVLRRGARFTARVQGRATRIDDDTVRVHVVITDVADEVRERKERAWQNERYRILNELTHAISFDYDSRRDEVLLYIDRDGEGVEAQLITNYLETLDEERVGIVHPGSIETVRSMFERVCEGASNEVVEYRADYYGTGYQWYRANLFIAQDGNDAWHLVGLIDDIQTERELRQRAEYDAVTGLSNYASTRDLVNDALADPHVRAHSVCAVIDLDDFKAVNDNCGHLQGDWLLRQVGDALRGNCRESDIAGRVGGDEFVVFLKGINLETALRKLAAMRSAVSKLTLQPKHASESSEPLVPSVSIGATATRAEDADYSDAFARADEALYRAKRSGKNRLRVG comes from the coding sequence GTGGGAAGCGGAAGCCTGCGCCCGAACAGCACCGAGCGCGAACCGCTCTCGAATCTTGCGGATCGACGCGGGTTCGTCAGCGCCGTCAAAGAGCTTCCCTGCGGCCTGGGGCTGTACCGCATCGAAGCGGACTCCATCGAGCTGCTCGACTTCAACAACGCCTACGCCCGCCTGTTCGGGATGGCCGCCGACGAATACGGCCGCCGATGCAGGCGCGATCCCATGACGCACGTCCTGTCGGACGACCGCTGGATCGTGGAGGCCGCCTCCGACCAGCTTCTCGCCGGGTCGTCGCGCGCCGAGGGTAGCATCCGCACCACGGGCGAGGACGGCGCCCAGCGCTGGCTCTCGCTGTCCGCCTCGCTCGCGCACCTCGAGCCCGACGTCGCGTACGCGGTGGTCACCGCCGTCGACACGACGGAGGACAAGGAGAAGGACCTTCGCTATCGGCAGCAAGCCGAGCAACAGCAGCAGCTGTACGAGGCCGTGCCCTGCGGCATCGTGAGGCACACGCTGGAAGAGTCGCCCCGCGTCGAGTCGGCGAATCGTGCCGCGTGCCGCATCCTGGGATTCGACACGTACGCCGACCTGCTGAACACCCTGTCGGCCGACGTGTTCGGCGTGATGGTGGGAAGCGGCCGCATGGCCGTGAAAGATGCCGTCGCCAGCTTGCGCGCGGGCGCGCAAGCGGTCCCGTTCGACACCCAAATCAAGCGGGCCGACGGAACCGTCGGATGGATCGAAGGCGTCATCTCGCTGACCACGACGTCCGACGGAACCGCCGTCGTGCAGAGCGCGTTCAACGACGTCACGCGGGAGCGGCAAGAATCCCACAAGCGCGAGCTGCAGCGCTTCACGTCGGTGCTGTGCAGCGTGTACGACGAGATCTTCGAGTTCAATCTGGAGCACGACACGTTCACGCTCTGGTTCACGTCGCAGGAGGCTATAGGAGACATCGAGGAGGTGCCGCTCGACGCCGCGATCAACCGCTGGTTCAGGAACCTGCCGCGCGAGGAAGACCGCGCCGCCATCCTCGCCGCCCTCGAAAGCTACCGCAACGGCATCGCCGAAAGCACCACGACCGTCACCTGCCTGTGCGTCACGGAGGAGCGCACCGTGTGGTTCGAGACAACGTTTTTGCGCATGTCCGACGCCACCGTGCTGTGCTGCAACAGCGACGTGACGCAGCGCAAGCTGGCGGAGGACGAGCACCTGTCGCAGCAGGTGAACGACGTGGTGGCGAACCTTCCCGTGGGCATCGGGGTGTACGACGTGGACAAGACGGGCGCGTACCCGCTGTACGTGAGCGACGCGGTGTGCGCGATGACGGGATCCACCCGACAGGACTTCGACCGCCTCATCGCCGCCCGCCGGCCGTCCGCGTCGGGCGGGGAGACGCGCGCGTTCCTCGCGGAGCACGAGCAACAGGACTGGTTCGACTTCTCCACCGAGCGGGAAGTCCTCCGACGGGGCGCGCGGTTCACCGCACGCGTGCAGGGCCGCGCCACCCGCATCGACGACGACACGGTGCGCGTGCACGTGGTGATCACCGACGTGGCCGACGAGGTGCGCGAGCGGAAGGAGCGCGCCTGGCAGAACGAGCGCTACCGCATCCTCAACGAGCTTACCCACGCGATCAGCTTCGACTACGACTCGCGCCGCGACGAGGTGCTCCTGTACATCGACCGCGACGGAGAGGGCGTGGAGGCCCAGCTCATCACCAACTACCTGGAAACGCTCGACGAGGAGCGCGTGGGCATCGTGCATCCCGGCAGCATCGAGACGGTCCGCTCCATGTTCGAGCGCGTGTGCGAAGGCGCCAGCAACGAGGTGGTGGAATACCGAGCCGACTACTACGGCACGGGGTACCAGTGGTACCGCGCGAACCTGTTCATCGCCCAGGACGGAAACGACGCGTGGCACCTCGTCGGGCTGATCGACGACATCCAGACGGAGCGCGAGCTGCGCCAACGCGCCGAGTACGACGCCGTCACCGGGCTGTCCAACTACGCGTCGACGCGCGATTTGGTGAACGACGCCCTTGCCGACCCGCACGTGCGCGCCCACAGCGTGTGCGCCGTCATCGACCTCGACGACTTCAAAGCCGTGAACGACAACTGCGGGCACCTGCAGGGCGATTGGCTGCTTCGACAGGTGGGCGACGCCCTGAGGGGCAACTGCCGCGAATCGGATATCGCCGGCCGCGTGGGAGGCGACGAGTTCGTCGTGTTCCTCAAGGGCATCAACCTGGAAACGGCGCTGCGGAAGCTCGCGGCCATGAGGAGCGCCGTGTCGAAGCTGACCCTGCAGCCCAAGCACGCGTCCGAATCGTCCGAACCCCTCGTCCCCAGCGTCAGCATCGGTGCCACTGCGACGCGTGCGGAAGATGCGGATTACAGCGACGCTTTCGCGCGCGCCGACGAGGCGCTGTACCGCGCGAAGCGCTCCGGCAAGAACCGGCTGCGCGTAGGCTAG